Proteins from a genomic interval of Haliaeetus albicilla chromosome 13, bHalAlb1.1, whole genome shotgun sequence:
- the MRPL14 gene encoding large ribosomal subunit protein uL14m isoform X1: MRPASSYVHTGHTLGQEEKTRFADLEGLVIKTSVERHCLATWPQTQALSDSSLPSSPGYERQGGIRNLPAVPTLETSLLPPCYSPSQRCLEERQGGGGGGQAALQDRARTKAASATPTALAGWVTRIQMALLNRRLGLSLTHLSSTVIQRHFSITGACRAIQKLTRVRVVDNSALGNTPYHRPPKCIHVYNKTGVGKVGDTILLAIKGEKKKALIVGHKMPGPPMTPRFDSNNVVLIEDNGNPIGTRIKTPIPYILRQREGEFSKVLAIARNFV, translated from the exons ATGCGTCCAGCAAGTAGCTACGTACACACAGGGCACACTCtaggacaggaggaaaaaacacGGTTTGCTGATTTGGAGGGCCTGGTGATCAAGACAAGCGTAGAAAGGCACTGCTTGGCTACCTGGCCACAGACACAAGCCCTATCTGATAGCTCTTTACCGAGTTCTCCAGGGTACGAAAGGCAGGGCGGCATCAGAAATTTGCCTGCTGTTCCCACACTTGAAACATCCCTCCTGCCACCCTGCTACTCTCCGTCACAGCGGTGCCTGGAGGAgaggcaaggaggaggaggaggcggacAGGCAGCTCTCCAAGACCGAGCACGCACAAAAGCGGCCTCAGCAACTCCGACGGCGCTCGCAG GGTGGGTTACCAGAATCCAAATGGCTCTCTTGAATAGGCGATTGGGTTTATCCTTAACCCATCTAAGCAGTACGGTGATCCAGCGACACTTCAG CATCACTGGAGCATGCCGAGCAATACAGAAACTCACCCGCGTGCGAGTGGTGGACAACAGCGCCTTGGGGAACACGCCGTACCACCGGCCACCAAAATGTATCCATGTGTATAACAAGACCGGAGTTGGCAAAGTAGGAGATACGATCCTTCTGGCTatcaaaggagaaaagaagaaggCTTTAATTGTAGGGCATAAGATGCCTGGCCCCCCCATGACACCTAGATTTGATTCCAACAATGTGGTACTCATAGAAGACAATGGAAATCCAATAGGGACTAGAATAAAAACACCGATACCCTATATCCTGCGACAGAGAGAAGGAGAGTTCTCCAAAGTATTGGCCATTGCTCGCAACTTTGTATGA
- the MRPL14 gene encoding large ribosomal subunit protein uL14m isoform X2, producing the protein MGEGSCLQSITGACRAIQKLTRVRVVDNSALGNTPYHRPPKCIHVYNKTGVGKVGDTILLAIKGEKKKALIVGHKMPGPPMTPRFDSNNVVLIEDNGNPIGTRIKTPIPYILRQREGEFSKVLAIARNFV; encoded by the exons ATGGGAGAGGGTAGCTGCTTGCAAAG CATCACTGGAGCATGCCGAGCAATACAGAAACTCACCCGCGTGCGAGTGGTGGACAACAGCGCCTTGGGGAACACGCCGTACCACCGGCCACCAAAATGTATCCATGTGTATAACAAGACCGGAGTTGGCAAAGTAGGAGATACGATCCTTCTGGCTatcaaaggagaaaagaagaaggCTTTAATTGTAGGGCATAAGATGCCTGGCCCCCCCATGACACCTAGATTTGATTCCAACAATGTGGTACTCATAGAAGACAATGGAAATCCAATAGGGACTAGAATAAAAACACCGATACCCTATATCCTGCGACAGAGAGAAGGAGAGTTCTCCAAAGTATTGGCCATTGCTCGCAACTTTGTATGA